Proteins encoded by one window of Serratia nevei:
- a CDS encoding ABC transporter permease, giving the protein MSANAEPIIALENVSREFQAGEQKIAVLKRVSLSIQRGEMVAIVGASGSGKSTLMNIIGCLDKPSQGDVYINGVAIGQADGDRLAQLRSRHIGFIFQRYHLMPYLTAGENVAIPALYTAMPAAERRQRAAYLLARLGLAQRGGHRPAQLSGGQQQRVSIARALMNGAEIILADEPTGALDSASGQALMAILHELNAVGHTVVIVTHDRRIAEQARRIIEIGDGEIVADRRHEASRQPATFERPLSPVAPLKRMAPGVALKEAVGMAWRALLGHRVRAVLSMLGIIIGIAAVVSAIAIGEGTRRNILKEISQLGTSTLEIRPGLGWEKSRPDFARSLSARDAALLAALPYVDSVSPVIGTQLLAVREGKQVPLAVMGVGEGYFRTQGIRLLSGGLLTAQDLSERAPVAVIDPLLKQALFSSRLDPVGAVLLIAGVPYRVIGVAQRRGAQYAGSQPLAWLPYTSLTGRIAGDMPLESIVMRVNEKLTLEEAGRDATRRLIVEHGRRDFFTLTDDQLTQSIQRASDSMQLLITAIAAISLLVGGVGVMNIMLVSVTERTHEIGIRLAVGAAERDIMRQFLIEAVVICSLGGVLGIACAALVKGALSGLAPQVTMIFTWPPLLLACGFSALIGVGFGFFPARTAARLQPVEALARE; this is encoded by the coding sequence ATGTCAGCTAACGCCGAGCCCATTATCGCGTTGGAAAACGTCTCGCGCGAGTTTCAGGCCGGGGAGCAGAAAATTGCGGTCCTCAAGCGCGTATCCCTGAGCATTCAGCGGGGGGAAATGGTCGCTATCGTTGGCGCTTCCGGTTCTGGAAAATCGACGCTGATGAACATCATCGGCTGTCTGGACAAGCCTTCTCAGGGCGATGTGTACATCAACGGGGTGGCTATTGGGCAAGCCGACGGCGATCGCCTGGCGCAGCTTCGCAGCCGGCATATCGGCTTTATCTTCCAGCGCTATCATCTGATGCCCTATCTGACCGCCGGCGAGAATGTGGCGATCCCGGCGTTGTATACCGCCATGCCGGCCGCAGAGCGCCGCCAGCGGGCAGCGTATTTGTTGGCTCGGCTCGGGTTGGCGCAGCGCGGCGGCCATCGCCCGGCGCAGCTTTCCGGTGGGCAACAGCAGCGGGTCAGTATTGCCCGTGCCCTGATGAACGGTGCGGAAATCATTTTGGCCGATGAACCGACCGGCGCGCTGGATAGCGCCAGCGGTCAGGCGTTGATGGCCATTTTGCACGAGCTGAACGCGGTCGGGCACACCGTCGTTATCGTGACGCACGATCGGCGGATCGCCGAGCAGGCACGGCGGATCATTGAGATCGGCGACGGCGAGATCGTGGCGGATCGTCGCCATGAGGCCTCCCGACAGCCTGCTACGTTCGAACGGCCGCTATCGCCGGTAGCCCCCCTGAAGCGCATGGCACCGGGTGTGGCGCTGAAAGAGGCTGTCGGTATGGCCTGGCGAGCATTGCTGGGGCATCGGGTCCGGGCCGTGTTGTCGATGCTCGGCATCATTATCGGCATTGCGGCGGTGGTCTCCGCCATCGCCATCGGGGAGGGCACACGGCGTAATATTCTCAAGGAAATCAGCCAGCTTGGCACCAGCACGTTGGAGATTCGCCCTGGCCTCGGGTGGGAAAAATCGCGCCCTGATTTCGCGCGTTCGCTGAGCGCGCGCGATGCTGCATTGTTGGCGGCGCTGCCTTACGTCGACAGCGTCTCGCCGGTGATCGGCACCCAACTGCTGGCCGTTCGCGAAGGCAAACAGGTGCCACTCGCCGTGATGGGCGTCGGCGAAGGGTATTTCCGCACGCAGGGCATTCGCCTGCTTTCCGGCGGCCTGTTAACCGCGCAGGATCTGAGTGAGCGTGCACCGGTAGCGGTGATTGATCCCTTGTTAAAGCAGGCGCTGTTTTCTTCCCGGCTAGACCCGGTAGGCGCGGTATTGCTGATAGCGGGCGTGCCTTATCGGGTGATTGGCGTCGCGCAGCGTCGCGGCGCTCAATACGCCGGCTCTCAACCGCTTGCCTGGCTGCCCTATACCTCCCTCACCGGCCGCATCGCCGGCGATATGCCGCTGGAATCCATTGTGATGCGAGTGAATGAAAAACTGACGCTGGAAGAGGCGGGGCGGGATGCGACCCGGCGTTTGATCGTAGAACACGGGCGGCGGGATTTCTTCACCCTGACCGACGATCAGCTGACGCAATCCATTCAGCGCGCCTCAGACTCCATGCAGCTGCTGATTACCGCGATTGCCGCCATCTCGCTGCTGGTGGGCGGTGTGGGGGTAATGAACATCATGCTGGTTTCGGTGACGGAACGGACCCATGAGATCGGCATTCGATTGGCGGTGGGCGCTGCTGAGAGAGACATTATGCGGCAGTTTCTGATCGAGGCGGTGGTGATCTGCAGCCTGGGGGGCGTGTTGGGGATCGCCTGCGCCGCGTTGGTTAAAGGGGCTCTGAGCGGATTGGCGCCGCAGGTGACGATGATCTTTACCTGGCCGCCGCTGTTGCTGGCCTGCGGATTCTCGGCGTTGATCGGTGTCGGGTTCGGGTTCTTTCCCGCCCGCACCGCCGCGCGCCTGCAGCCGGTGGAGGCGCTGGCGCGAGAATGA
- a CDS encoding efflux transporter outer membrane subunit, with product MSRLWVCGLVMLSLSACGWRPIDAMTPPSLPPQWRVVDERSGSLRAGIAWWENFNDPQLSALIDGVLIANQDLALAGLQWREAMLEAGLAQGNLTPDLAASLSGRNTRALRGTTTPQESYRAGLSLSYELDLWGKLARIREQAEWQAVASALDRRNTALTLIGATARGYWQIADLNQQVIHQQRMVTIARETLRLVAARHTAGDVGRFELLQAEQNLLARENQLHELERQREDARNSLALLFGRSPLLRYSERRSLPLEEVAIAQRLPAAVIARRPDVQAAERRLRAALAGAEAARLSFYPTLSLEAGLDAGSGLFRRWFSEPSRSLGATLTLPFIEWRKMRLSSDKAALQAQRAEIQFRDAVYRALADVDNAMRQRLEAQRQIGNQRRHLAMSRQAVALARHQYQAGSVALQTLLDAQEAVLTSENSLSALQYRYLNATMQLWLALGGNEAFASGQGE from the coding sequence ATGAGCCGACTTTGGGTTTGTGGGCTGGTGATGCTGTCGCTGAGCGCCTGCGGATGGCGGCCGATCGACGCCATGACGCCACCGTCGTTGCCGCCGCAGTGGCGCGTGGTCGATGAGCGCTCCGGTTCACTGCGCGCGGGCATCGCCTGGTGGGAAAACTTCAACGATCCGCAACTGTCGGCGCTGATCGACGGCGTGCTGATTGCGAATCAGGATCTGGCGCTGGCCGGATTGCAGTGGCGTGAGGCCATGTTGGAGGCCGGATTAGCGCAGGGCAATTTGACGCCGGATCTGGCCGCCAGCCTGAGTGGCCGCAATACCCGAGCGCTGCGGGGCACGACTACGCCGCAGGAAAGCTACCGTGCAGGGCTTTCTCTGAGCTATGAACTGGATTTATGGGGCAAGCTGGCGCGCATTCGCGAACAGGCAGAATGGCAGGCCGTCGCCTCGGCGTTGGACCGGCGCAATACCGCGTTGACCTTGATAGGGGCTACCGCGCGCGGGTATTGGCAGATTGCCGATTTGAATCAGCAAGTTATCCATCAGCAACGGATGGTGACGATCGCGCGTGAAACTTTGCGGCTGGTGGCGGCACGTCACACCGCGGGCGACGTTGGCCGATTCGAGCTGTTGCAGGCGGAACAGAACCTGTTGGCGAGAGAGAATCAGCTGCATGAGCTGGAGCGGCAGCGGGAAGACGCGCGTAACTCGCTGGCGTTATTGTTTGGGCGATCGCCGCTGCTGCGCTATAGCGAACGACGTTCGTTGCCGCTTGAAGAGGTGGCTATCGCGCAGCGCCTGCCGGCGGCGGTGATTGCACGCAGGCCGGATGTTCAGGCGGCAGAGCGCCGCCTGAGAGCGGCGCTGGCCGGTGCCGAGGCGGCCAGGTTGAGTTTTTATCCGACGCTGAGCCTGGAAGCCGGGTTGGATGCCGGCAGTGGGCTTTTCCGCCGGTGGTTCAGTGAACCTTCGCGTTCGCTGGGGGCCACGTTGACGCTGCCGTTTATCGAATGGCGCAAGATGCGCTTGTCCAGTGACAAAGCGGCGTTGCAGGCGCAGCGGGCGGAGATTCAATTTCGCGATGCGGTCTACCGCGCGCTGGCCGATGTGGACAACGCCATGCGACAACGCCTGGAAGCACAGCGGCAAATCGGCAACCAGCGGCGGCATCTGGCGATGAGCCGGCAAGCCGTGGCGTTGGCGCGGCATCAATATCAGGCCGGTTCCGTCGCGCTGCAAACGCTGCTGGATGCGCAAGAGGCGGTGTTGACCAGCGAAAACTCGCTGTCGGCGCTGCAATACCGCTACCTGAACGCCACGATGCAGCTCTGGCTGGCGCTGGGCGGCAACGAGGCTTTCGCATCGGGGCAAGGAGAATAA
- a CDS encoding LysR family transcriptional regulator, whose translation MLATHEYANDLILFALIVDCGSFSKAAESAGITSSVVSKRIGRLEKSLGARLLYRTTRSLTLTESGQALYQQAKEIGAKVQEALYAVSEKSEELTGTIRMSVPTISGELLLSESVAEFCALHPSLKVEMRLENRFVDLVEEGIDLAIRTGTMPDSSLIARPIFDSRWVIVCSPGYLESHPEPRSAEDLLGHNCLTYTYQESGTANWLMKRPGRNEIYELQVNGNLSANNARAIRKAVIGGHGIAMVPRCMVYEDLQDGKLTEILAGHCGKVLGIYAVYPYTRNLPLKTRLLIEHIIGSYQNISHYF comes from the coding sequence ATGCTCGCCACTCACGAATACGCCAACGACCTGATTCTGTTCGCCCTGATTGTCGACTGCGGCTCGTTCAGCAAGGCCGCGGAGAGCGCCGGCATCACCAGCTCGGTGGTCAGTAAACGCATCGGGCGGCTGGAAAAATCGCTGGGTGCCCGGCTGTTGTACCGCACCACCCGCAGCCTGACGCTGACCGAAAGCGGCCAGGCGCTCTACCAGCAGGCCAAAGAGATCGGCGCCAAAGTGCAGGAGGCGCTGTACGCCGTCAGCGAAAAGAGCGAAGAGTTGACCGGCACCATTCGCATGTCGGTGCCGACCATTTCCGGCGAGCTGCTGCTGAGCGAGAGCGTGGCGGAATTTTGCGCTCTGCACCCCAGCCTGAAGGTCGAGATGCGGCTGGAAAACCGCTTTGTCGATCTGGTGGAAGAAGGTATCGATCTGGCGATCCGCACCGGCACCATGCCGGATTCGAGCCTGATTGCCCGGCCGATCTTCGATTCCCGCTGGGTGATCGTCTGCTCGCCGGGGTACCTGGAAAGCCACCCGGAACCGCGTAGCGCCGAAGACCTGCTTGGCCACAACTGCCTGACCTACACCTACCAGGAGAGCGGTACCGCCAACTGGCTGATGAAACGACCGGGACGCAACGAAATCTACGAGCTGCAGGTTAACGGCAACCTGTCGGCCAACAATGCGCGAGCGATCCGCAAAGCGGTGATCGGCGGCCACGGTATCGCCATGGTGCCACGCTGCATGGTGTATGAAGATTTGCAGGACGGCAAGCTGACCGAGATCTTGGCCGGCCACTGCGGCAAAGTATTGGGTATTTACGCCGTCTATCCTTACACCCGCAATCTGCCGTTAAAAACCCGTCTGCTGATCGAACATATCATCGGTTCCTACCAAAATATCAGCCATTATTTTTGA
- a CDS encoding DUF4762 family protein, with amino-acid sequence MKKINLSEAGNIVGGTFVCTKEFAWVGSGNNRTCQLVTTCADKFGGVRKTYHPAPVASCPSNPTTPS; translated from the coding sequence ATGAAGAAAATCAATCTGTCAGAAGCGGGAAACATCGTCGGCGGTACTTTTGTTTGTACCAAGGAGTTTGCCTGGGTGGGCAGCGGCAATAACCGCACCTGCCAGCTGGTCACCACCTGCGCCGATAAGTTTGGCGGTGTGAGAAAGACTTATCACCCGGCGCCGGTAGCAAGCTGCCCGTCTAACCCAACCACGCCAAGCTGA
- a CDS encoding ABC transporter — protein sequence MRLLAVRGYLAWRNGLDAMARLSATGAGMGNRMTCAVLRRVDYRLWLEVRRRLRGSRPQRRFRHRHAVALANRQSLLGEGKLDFAWLMQRRQWLDLAAVYARNAALMKHLAHCSAQLDRVVEPLHRAGVPVLLAPMHTVSDVLATLVGANVYPRRATVIVSGDVQAFAQRAPEDEWRQRLDYCSIHDDPRHIAGTLSQAMLEAAEHRRNIILFPDITPDYTLHSSQDAAAKLACHLFGRPAHLHSGLVRLSRALRAQVVFYSLYFDRGIRIHIEEPVAADRVGRAMPAIVERTLRRHADDWLLWHSHSLFFINE from the coding sequence ATGCGCCTGCTCGCGGTTCGTGGGTATTTGGCCTGGCGCAACGGTCTGGACGCGATGGCCCGCTTATCGGCAACGGGTGCCGGGATGGGCAACCGCATGACGTGTGCTGTGCTGCGGCGCGTGGATTATCGCCTGTGGCTGGAAGTGCGCCGGCGGTTGAGGGGAAGCAGACCGCAGCGTCGCTTTCGCCACCGGCATGCGGTAGCGCTGGCGAACCGCCAGAGCCTGTTGGGGGAGGGCAAGCTGGACTTCGCCTGGCTGATGCAGCGGCGGCAGTGGCTGGATCTCGCGGCGGTCTATGCTCGCAATGCGGCGCTGATGAAGCATTTGGCGCACTGTTCCGCGCAGCTCGATCGGGTCGTGGAACCGCTGCATCGCGCGGGCGTGCCGGTACTGCTGGCGCCGATGCATACGGTCTCCGACGTGTTGGCGACGCTGGTCGGTGCGAATGTTTATCCCAGACGAGCCACGGTGATCGTTTCCGGCGATGTGCAGGCGTTTGCGCAGCGAGCGCCGGAAGACGAATGGCGGCAGCGGCTCGACTATTGCTCGATTCACGACGATCCGCGACACATCGCCGGTACCTTATCGCAGGCGATGCTGGAAGCGGCGGAACATCGGCGCAACATCATCCTCTTCCCGGACATCACGCCGGATTACACCCTGCACAGCAGTCAGGATGCTGCGGCCAAACTGGCCTGTCATCTGTTCGGCCGGCCGGCGCATTTGCACAGCGGCCTCGTTCGGCTGTCCCGGGCGCTACGGGCTCAGGTGGTGTTCTATTCGCTTTATTTCGATCGCGGCATCCGCATTCACATCGAAGAGCCGGTCGCTGCAGACCGGGTCGGCCGCGCCATGCCGGCGATCGTCGAGCGAACCCTCCGGCGGCATGCGGATGATTGGCTGTTATGGCATTCGCACTCTTTATTTTTCATCAACGAATAA
- a CDS encoding efflux RND transporter periplasmic adaptor subunit → MNRSPDMQPPQTARVERGDIEKSVLATGILKPIRQVNVGAQVNGQLKKLYVKQGDRVTQGQLLAEIDPTLQLNELRKSQAELRSAQAQKLASQAQLKQYQLELTRQRALARDRAGVASDLEKAQAQRDAQLAQLKVNESQIVQAEVAQETARANLAFTRITAPIDGEVLGIVTQEGQTIVSSQSAPTILVMADVDTMMVHTRISENDILQVKTGQPLWFYVAADPSRRYEGAMGAIQQAPAEALETDPLGRNSSQQTAAVYYNGVFAVANDERRLRTSMTAQVFIITERAQGVVRVPMAALGEALDEGDYQVKVLDGEQTVVRRVRIGTRDRRYAEVLEGLSAGERVLLDQQPDAEEGHVS, encoded by the coding sequence ATGAATCGGTCTCCTGACATGCAACCACCGCAAACGGCGCGCGTCGAGCGCGGTGACATCGAAAAAAGCGTGTTGGCGACCGGTATTCTAAAACCGATCCGGCAGGTGAACGTTGGCGCACAGGTCAACGGGCAGTTGAAAAAACTGTATGTCAAACAGGGGGACAGGGTGACCCAGGGGCAGCTGTTGGCCGAGATAGATCCGACGCTGCAGCTTAACGAGCTGCGCAAGTCACAGGCCGAATTACGCAGCGCACAGGCACAGAAACTGGCGAGCCAGGCGCAGCTGAAGCAGTACCAGTTGGAACTGACGCGGCAAAGGGCGCTGGCGCGTGACCGCGCCGGCGTGGCCAGCGATTTGGAAAAAGCGCAGGCGCAGCGCGACGCGCAACTGGCGCAGCTGAAAGTGAACGAGTCGCAGATCGTCCAGGCCGAAGTGGCGCAGGAAACCGCCAGGGCCAATCTGGCTTTTACCCGTATTACCGCCCCTATCGACGGCGAGGTACTGGGCATTGTCACCCAGGAAGGGCAGACCATCGTCTCGTCGCAAAGCGCGCCGACCATTTTGGTGATGGCAGACGTGGATACCATGATGGTGCACACCCGCATATCGGAAAATGACATCTTGCAGGTGAAGACGGGGCAGCCGCTGTGGTTTTACGTCGCCGCCGATCCCAGCCGCCGATATGAGGGGGCCATGGGTGCGATACAGCAGGCGCCGGCGGAGGCGCTGGAAACCGACCCGCTGGGCAGGAATTCAAGCCAGCAAACGGCGGCGGTGTATTACAACGGCGTGTTTGCCGTCGCCAACGACGAACGCCGACTGCGCACCTCGATGACGGCGCAGGTATTTATCATTACCGAACGCGCGCAGGGCGTGGTGCGGGTGCCGATGGCTGCGCTGGGCGAGGCATTGGATGAAGGGGATTACCAGGTCAAGGTGTTGGATGGCGAGCAGACCGTGGTACGCCGAGTGCGTATCGGTACCCGCGATCGTCGCTATGCCGAAGTGCTGGAAGGGCTGAGCGCAGGGGAACGGGTGCTGCTGGATCAGCAGCCTGATGCGGAGGAAGGCCATGTCAGCTAA
- a CDS encoding peptidase domain-containing ABC transporter has translation MENILPTPVLQSEINECGLACIAMLAETQGIRAPLTELRERYPASQHGTSLATLCAILGELALPAYPVAFEHQDLAALPLPAILHYGAGHYVLLAYRQGGYVCVMNPALGQQLLPYAALKAEISGYALVLDRDEIPAGAPAPRSGPRRAFASLSLKDTAGIAGIYRLAAMTFFISLTLFIMPMMVASAINQVFAMAGEVAFPYAYYLLAFVASTALALVARIFTERFIKNFVLLHGAAGFSRLLENSLNFFSKRAPGEIFSRFTSWQMAAGQKIELDNGLRTDWIIGAIALAVMGYLSPMLALVPVVGVLLMGAVSVWAIYRDRHYTQQLQVRGAVQNDFILETIQGFSTIKSAGLAGQRQEGFAEHARSLFNCLQQQKIYEQIKGSIYQLIGSLEMVLFMLLALPLLKEGELSLGAFFAYSFLREIFTSYSSKIFFAVLQKNQLHVIDERARDLFPAVSVRAPSEDESVSHFDARLAYRGVTFAYDAGQPVLRDLSLTLERGECIAICGGSGAGKSTLLKVLACLLTPQQGALALDGRVLASAAAQRLFFLQSQEDILFNASVLQNITLFAPSAPGQQRQVEQALRSLGLADAVAQLPGGVNALVRESHAGLSLGQRQRLLLARAMYSRCPVLVLDEPTANLDEKTAATVMSALVAHCRENRKTLVTVTHNPRLLPLFDRVLRMSQGRLVPEFPHDVRMNDCAAVE, from the coding sequence ATGGAAAACATCCTTCCTACGCCGGTCTTGCAGAGCGAAATCAATGAGTGCGGGCTGGCCTGTATCGCCATGCTGGCGGAAACTCAGGGCATTCGCGCACCGTTGACGGAACTGCGGGAGCGTTATCCCGCTTCGCAGCACGGCACTTCGCTGGCGACGCTGTGCGCCATTTTGGGAGAGCTGGCGCTACCGGCTTATCCGGTGGCGTTTGAGCATCAGGATCTGGCGGCGCTGCCTTTACCGGCCATTTTGCATTACGGCGCAGGCCACTATGTGTTGCTGGCGTATCGCCAGGGGGGGTATGTATGCGTAATGAATCCGGCATTGGGGCAGCAACTGCTGCCGTACGCTGCCCTGAAAGCGGAAATCAGCGGTTATGCGTTGGTGCTGGATCGCGATGAGATACCGGCTGGTGCACCTGCCCCGCGCAGCGGCCCCCGGCGCGCTTTCGCCAGCTTAAGCCTGAAGGATACCGCCGGCATCGCCGGCATTTATCGCCTGGCGGCGATGACGTTTTTTATCTCGCTGACGCTGTTCATCATGCCGATGATGGTCGCCAGCGCGATCAATCAGGTGTTCGCCATGGCCGGCGAGGTCGCGTTCCCCTATGCCTACTATCTATTGGCGTTCGTGGCGTCCACGGCGTTGGCGCTGGTTGCTCGCATCTTTACCGAACGCTTCATCAAAAATTTCGTGTTGTTGCACGGCGCCGCCGGTTTTTCTCGCCTGCTGGAAAACTCGCTCAATTTCTTCAGCAAACGCGCCCCCGGCGAGATCTTCAGCCGTTTCACCAGCTGGCAGATGGCCGCCGGCCAGAAAATCGAACTGGATAACGGCCTGCGCACCGACTGGATCATTGGGGCCATCGCGCTGGCGGTGATGGGGTATCTGAGCCCGATGCTGGCACTGGTGCCGGTCGTCGGCGTGCTGCTGATGGGGGCGGTCAGCGTGTGGGCCATCTACCGCGATCGGCATTACACCCAGCAGCTGCAGGTGCGAGGCGCGGTGCAAAATGACTTCATCCTGGAAACCATCCAGGGGTTTTCGACCATCAAGTCCGCCGGCCTGGCCGGCCAGCGGCAGGAAGGGTTCGCCGAACATGCCCGCTCGCTGTTCAACTGCCTGCAGCAGCAAAAGATCTATGAGCAGATAAAGGGCAGCATTTACCAGCTGATCGGCAGTCTGGAGATGGTGTTGTTCATGCTGCTGGCGTTGCCGCTGCTCAAGGAGGGCGAGCTCAGCCTGGGGGCATTCTTCGCCTACAGCTTTCTGCGCGAAATCTTTACCTCGTACAGCAGCAAGATCTTTTTCGCCGTTTTGCAGAAAAACCAGCTGCACGTCATCGATGAACGCGCGCGGGACCTGTTTCCTGCGGTATCCGTTCGGGCACCGTCTGAGGACGAAAGCGTGAGCCATTTTGACGCGCGGCTGGCGTATCGGGGGGTGACCTTCGCTTACGATGCCGGCCAACCGGTGTTGCGCGATTTGTCTCTGACGCTGGAACGGGGAGAGTGTATTGCCATTTGCGGCGGTTCCGGCGCGGGTAAAAGCACGTTGCTGAAGGTGCTCGCCTGTCTGCTGACGCCGCAGCAGGGGGCGCTGGCGCTGGATGGGCGCGTACTGGCAAGCGCCGCCGCGCAGCGGCTGTTTTTCCTGCAAAGCCAGGAGGACATTCTGTTCAATGCCTCGGTGTTGCAGAACATCACGCTGTTCGCGCCGTCGGCGCCGGGCCAGCAACGGCAGGTGGAGCAGGCGCTGCGCAGCCTGGGGTTGGCGGACGCGGTGGCGCAGCTGCCGGGGGGCGTGAATGCCCTGGTGCGGGAGAGCCATGCCGGGCTGTCGCTGGGGCAACGCCAGCGTCTGTTGCTGGCGCGCGCCATGTACAGCCGTTGCCCGGTGTTGGTGCTGGACGAGCCGACGGCGAATCTGGATGAAAAGACCGCGGCGACGGTGATGTCGGCTCTGGTGGCGCATTGCCGTGAAAATCGTAAAACCCTGGTGACGGTCACCCATAATCCGCGGCTGTTGCCGTTGTTCGATCGGGTCTTGCGCATGTCCCAGGGGCGGTTGGTGCCTGAATTCCCCCATGACGTCAGGATGAATGATTGTGCTGCGGTGGAGTGA
- a CDS encoding DsbA family protein, with protein sequence MYKRPLLFISYTLVIIFASSFLTAFYFKHYVMQPPEAESLSFIAPEKIEQSPLQDDNTIVEVFSYACHYCEVNESGVAELEKSLPAGAKLVRLHLSDDSQAGMAAFAPLFATLTIMGIEAQHRPAAYRAIIKENLNLADDKQLSAWLTANGIDEAAYQQARGSERVKELLAYMTAVSRYYQINATPSFIVNRKWLALQDREFSAFSRQLLSLLQHDKPLAP encoded by the coding sequence ATGTATAAACGTCCCTTGCTTTTCATTAGCTACACGCTTGTCATTATTTTTGCCTCTTCTTTTCTGACCGCCTTTTATTTTAAACATTACGTCATGCAACCGCCGGAGGCAGAAAGCCTGAGCTTTATCGCCCCGGAAAAAATCGAGCAAAGCCCGTTGCAAGACGATAATACCATTGTCGAAGTCTTCTCCTATGCCTGCCACTATTGTGAAGTCAACGAAAGCGGCGTGGCCGAGCTGGAAAAAAGTTTACCGGCGGGGGCCAAACTGGTGCGCTTGCACCTTAGCGACGACAGTCAAGCCGGCATGGCGGCCTTTGCGCCCCTGTTCGCCACGCTGACGATCATGGGGATCGAAGCGCAGCATCGCCCCGCCGCTTACCGCGCCATTATCAAAGAAAACCTCAACCTGGCGGACGACAAACAGCTCAGCGCCTGGCTGACGGCCAACGGTATCGATGAGGCTGCCTATCAGCAGGCCAGAGGGTCAGAGCGGGTCAAAGAGCTGTTGGCGTATATGACGGCAGTGAGCCGCTATTACCAGATCAACGCGACCCCCAGTTTTATCGTCAATCGCAAATGGCTGGCGCTGCAAGATCGTGAGTTTTCTGCTTTCAGCCGGCAGCTGCTGTCGCTGCTGCAGCACGATAAGCCGCTGGCCCCGTGA